One genomic window of Roseateles sp. DAIF2 includes the following:
- the flgG gene encoding flagellar basal-body rod protein FlgG — translation MIRSLWIAKTGMEAQQTQLDTISHNLSNVATNGYKRSHAVFEDLIYQNLRQTGANTTEQTQLPTGLQVGLGVRPVATSRIFSQGNLQQTSNNLDLAIKGNGFFQIQMPDGTTAYTRDGGFQLDANGQMVTNTGYSLLPGITVPPNAQTLTVGADGTVTVTVPGNTQPQNLGQIQLANFVNPAGLEPRGQNLFTETASSGTPNAGAANANGLGALQQGFVETSNVNVVEELVQMIQTQRAYELNSKAVQTSDQMLQKLSQI, via the coding sequence ATGATTCGCTCGCTCTGGATCGCCAAGACCGGCATGGAAGCCCAGCAGACCCAGCTGGACACCATCTCGCACAACCTCTCGAACGTCGCCACCAATGGCTACAAGCGCTCGCATGCGGTGTTCGAGGACCTGATCTATCAGAACCTGCGCCAGACCGGCGCCAACACCACCGAGCAGACCCAGCTGCCCACCGGCCTGCAGGTCGGCCTGGGCGTACGCCCGGTGGCCACCTCGCGCATCTTCAGCCAGGGCAATCTGCAGCAGACCAGCAACAACCTGGACCTGGCGATCAAGGGCAACGGCTTCTTCCAGATCCAGATGCCCGACGGCACCACCGCCTACACCCGCGACGGCGGCTTCCAGCTGGACGCCAACGGCCAGATGGTGACCAACACCGGCTACAGCCTGCTGCCCGGCATCACCGTGCCGCCCAATGCCCAGACCCTGACGGTCGGCGCCGACGGCACCGTCACCGTGACCGTGCCCGGCAACACCCAGCCGCAGAACCTGGGGCAGATCCAGCTGGCCAACTTCGTCAATCCAGCCGGCCTGGAGCCGCGCGGCCAGAACCTGTTCACCGAAACCGCCTCCTCCGGCACGCCCAATGCCGGCGCCGCCAATGCCAACGGCCTGGGCGCACTGCAGCAGGGTTTCGTCGAGACCTCCAACGTCAATGTGGTGGAGGAGCTGGTGCAGATGATCCAGACCCAGCGCGCCTACGAGCTGAACTCCAAGGCGGTGCAGACCTCGGATCAGATGCTGCAAAAGCTCAGCCAGATCTGA
- a CDS encoding flagellar hook assembly protein FlgD — protein MDVAALNNTLSGGKSAATSKNAVDTQDRFLKLLVAQMQNQDPMNPLDNAQVTSQMAQIQTVTGISGLSKTIENLTAQFTQMQALQSVSLVGRDVTVSGNNLVVKEVDGKKIGKGAYDLAGAADKVKLEILSASGTVIDTRELGGQKAGLQHFEWPADKAVGYENMKFRITASRSGKDVAATTYGTDKVVAINTNGAKFQVKLEGLGMVDYSVIKLVD, from the coding sequence ATGGATGTCGCAGCCCTCAACAACACCCTCAGTGGCGGCAAGTCCGCCGCGACCAGCAAAAACGCGGTCGACACGCAGGACCGCTTCCTGAAGCTGCTGGTCGCACAGATGCAGAACCAGGATCCGATGAATCCGCTGGACAACGCCCAGGTGACCAGCCAGATGGCGCAGATCCAGACCGTCACCGGCATCAGCGGCCTGTCCAAGACGATCGAGAACCTGACCGCCCAGTTCACCCAGATGCAGGCGCTGCAAAGCGTCTCGCTGGTCGGCCGCGACGTCACCGTCTCCGGCAACAACCTGGTGGTCAAGGAGGTCGACGGCAAGAAGATCGGCAAGGGCGCCTATGACCTGGCCGGCGCGGCCGACAAGGTCAAGCTGGAGATCCTGAGCGCCTCCGGCACCGTGATCGACACCCGCGAGCTGGGCGGCCAGAAGGCCGGCCTGCAGCATTTCGAATGGCCCGCCGACAAGGCCGTCGGCTACGAGAACATGAAGTTCCGCATCACCGCCTCGCGCAGCGGCAAGGACGTCGCCGCCACCACCTACGGCACCGACAAGGTGGTCGCGATCAATACCAATGGCGCCAAGTTCCAGGTCAAGCTCGAGGGCCTGGGCATGGTCGACTACAGCGTCATCAAGCTCGTCGACTGA
- the flgF gene encoding flagellar basal-body rod protein FlgF: MDRMIYLSMAGAKAAMQRQDVLSHNLANVSTNGFRAELQAFRAVPVRGDGATTRAYALETTIGYNDAPGVINATGRNLDVAMQGNSWLAVQALDGTEAYTRAGALDVNNEGLLVLRNGLQVLGDGGPITVPPDSALQIGADGTLTAKLPTGNPINIGRLKLVTPEAKMTRGEDGLFRAADADLPADPAARLQDGALEGSNVSAVETMVSMIAAARQFEQQMKLLQIAQTQGQQSAKLLGTT; this comes from the coding sequence ATGGACCGCATGATCTACCTGTCGATGGCCGGCGCGAAGGCGGCGATGCAGCGCCAGGACGTGCTATCCCACAACCTGGCCAACGTCTCGACCAATGGCTTTCGCGCCGAGCTGCAGGCCTTCCGGGCCGTGCCGGTGCGCGGCGATGGCGCCACCACCCGCGCCTACGCGCTGGAAACCACGATCGGCTACAACGACGCGCCCGGCGTGATCAACGCCACCGGCCGCAACCTGGATGTCGCGATGCAGGGCAACTCCTGGCTCGCGGTCCAGGCCCTGGACGGCACCGAGGCCTACACCCGCGCCGGCGCGCTCGACGTCAACAACGAGGGCCTGCTGGTGCTGCGCAACGGCCTGCAGGTGCTGGGCGACGGCGGCCCGATCACGGTGCCGCCCGACAGCGCGCTGCAGATCGGCGCCGATGGCACCCTGACCGCCAAGCTGCCGACCGGCAACCCGATCAATATCGGCCGCTTGAAGCTGGTGACGCCCGAGGCCAAGATGACGCGCGGCGAGGACGGCCTGTTCCGCGCCGCCGATGCCGACCTGCCCGCCGACCCGGCCGCGCGGCTGCAGGACGGCGCGCTGGAGGGCAGCAATGTCAGCGCGGTCGAGACCATGGTCAGCATGATCGCCGCGGCGCGCCAGTTCGAGCAGCAGATGAAGCTCCTGCAGATCGCCCAGACCCAGGGCCAGCAGTCAGCAAAACTGCTCGGCACGACCTAA
- the flgC gene encoding flagellar basal body rod protein FlgC: MSMFQIFSVSGSAVSAQSQRLNVVASNLANADTVAGPDGQAYKARQAIFQTALVGAGNNLGAAGVRVAQITEDQSPGRRVHDPKHPQADAEGYVTYSNVNSVEEMVNMISASRSYQNNIEVMSTAKNLLLKTLQMGQS, encoded by the coding sequence ATGTCGATGTTCCAGATCTTCAGCGTCTCCGGCAGCGCGGTCAGCGCGCAGAGCCAGCGCCTCAATGTGGTGGCCAGCAATCTGGCCAATGCGGACACCGTGGCCGGCCCGGATGGCCAGGCCTACAAGGCGCGCCAGGCGATCTTCCAGACCGCCCTGGTCGGCGCCGGCAACAACCTCGGCGCGGCCGGGGTGCGCGTGGCCCAGATCACCGAGGACCAAAGCCCCGGCCGCCGCGTGCACGACCCCAAGCATCCGCAGGCCGATGCCGAGGGCTATGTGACCTACAGCAATGTCAACAGCGTCGAGGAGATGGTCAACATGATTTCCGCCTCGCGCTCCTATCAAAACAACATCGAGGTGATGAGCACGGCCAAGAACCTGCTGCTCAAGACCCTGCAGATGGGCCAGTCCTGA
- the flgB gene encoding flagellar basal body rod protein FlgB, whose protein sequence is MINRLTDALNFQTQALALRSERQRQLASNIANADTPGYQARDMDFARALREATGMTGIPGALNTTSAGHMAPLAGARADHEKLYSTAAQTNLDSNSVDMDRERANFADNAVKYEATLRFINGSVRTTLDAMKSHNAA, encoded by the coding sequence ATGATCAACCGACTGACCGACGCGCTGAACTTCCAGACCCAGGCCCTGGCCCTGCGGTCGGAGCGCCAGCGCCAGCTCGCCAGCAATATCGCCAACGCCGACACGCCGGGCTACCAGGCCCGCGACATGGACTTTGCGCGGGCGCTGCGCGAGGCCACCGGCATGACGGGCATCCCCGGCGCCCTCAACACCACCAGCGCCGGCCACATGGCCCCGCTGGCCGGCGCCCGCGCCGACCACGAGAAGCTCTATTCCACCGCCGCCCAGACCAATCTGGACAGCAACTCGGTGGACATGGACCGGGAGCGCGCCAACTTCGCCGACAACGCGGTGAAGTACGAGGCCACCCTGCGCTTCATCAATGGCAGCGTGCGCACCACGCTGGACGCGATGAAGTCGCACAACGCCGCCTGA
- the flgE gene encoding flagellar hook protein FlgE, producing MSFQQGLSGLNASSKNLEVIGHNVANANTFGMKASRAEFADMYASALNGAGANLVGIGTTLQAVAQQFTQGNITTTENPMDMAINGAGFFQLSDGKSPTMYSRNGQFKVDREGFIVNNDELKLLGYPADGTGVIQPGLAQPLQLPTKGIDPQITSNIKMEFNLDSRAKPTAPKDSSGTEVTGITLNTPSTYNNATSLTVYDAKGQPVSLTLYFQRAATPDASGNTVYNVYATANGKSLAVDATGTGIPVDANGNPQAPYTQMTFLPQGGKPVTPAGKLDLKIPPGTNAAGAPTLGIPTDQTDPSLPGISFDILGASENGSSFAVTDLTQDGYAPGQLAGIVVEGNGVVTARYSNGESKPAGQIEFATFRNPQGLQPLGGNVWARTFTSGDPVVGTPGDGNMGKLQAGALEESNIDLTAELVNMVTAQRVYQANAQTIKTQDQVMQTLVNLR from the coding sequence ATGAGCTTCCAACAAGGTCTCTCCGGTCTGAACGCCTCCAGCAAGAACCTGGAAGTCATCGGCCACAACGTCGCCAACGCCAACACCTTCGGCATGAAGGCCTCGCGCGCCGAGTTCGCCGACATGTACGCCTCGGCCCTGAACGGCGCCGGCGCCAACCTGGTCGGCATCGGCACTACCCTGCAGGCGGTGGCCCAGCAGTTCACCCAGGGCAATATCACGACGACCGAGAACCCGATGGACATGGCCATCAACGGGGCCGGCTTCTTCCAGCTCAGCGACGGCAAGAGCCCGACCATGTACTCGCGCAACGGCCAGTTCAAGGTCGACCGCGAGGGCTTCATCGTCAACAACGACGAGCTGAAGCTGCTCGGCTACCCGGCCGACGGCACCGGCGTGATCCAGCCGGGCCTGGCCCAGCCGCTGCAGTTGCCCACCAAGGGCATCGACCCCCAGATCACCTCCAACATCAAGATGGAGTTCAACCTGGACTCGCGCGCCAAGCCCACCGCGCCCAAGGACTCCAGCGGCACCGAGGTCACCGGCATCACGCTGAACACCCCGTCCACCTACAACAACGCGACCTCGCTGACCGTCTATGACGCCAAGGGCCAGCCGGTCTCGCTGACCCTGTACTTCCAGCGCGCCGCAACGCCGGACGCCAGCGGCAACACGGTCTACAACGTCTATGCCACCGCCAACGGCAAGTCGCTGGCCGTCGATGCCACCGGCACCGGCATCCCGGTGGACGCCAACGGCAACCCGCAGGCCCCCTATACCCAGATGACCTTCCTGCCGCAGGGCGGCAAGCCGGTCACCCCGGCCGGCAAGCTGGACCTGAAGATCCCGCCGGGCACCAATGCCGCCGGTGCGCCGACCCTGGGCATCCCGACCGACCAGACCGACCCCAGCCTGCCGGGCATCTCCTTCGACATCCTGGGCGCCTCCGAGAACGGCTCCAGCTTCGCGGTCACCGACCTGACCCAGGACGGCTATGCCCCGGGCCAGCTGGCCGGCATCGTGGTCGAGGGCAACGGCGTGGTCACCGCGCGCTATTCCAACGGCGAGTCCAAGCCCGCCGGCCAGATCGAGTTCGCCACCTTCCGCAACCCGCAGGGCCTGCAGCCGCTGGGCGGCAATGTCTGGGCGCGCACCTTCACCTCCGGCGATCCGGTGGTCGGCACCCCCGGCGACGGCAATATGGGCAAGCTGCAGGCCGGCGCGCTGGAGGAATCCAATATCGACCTGACGGCCGAGCTGGTGAACATGGTGACCGCGCAGCGCGTCTACCAGGCCAATGCCCAGACCATCAAGACCCAGGACCAGGTGATGCAGACCCTGGTGAACCTGCGCTGA
- a CDS encoding flagellar basal body P-ring protein FlgI, whose product MSRLLPSLLKLSIGFSLMIALAVPAAAARIKEVASVAGVRNNPLTGYGLVVGLDGTGDQTTQAPFTGQSLAAMLQQFGVVLPPGITMQPRNIAAVMVTTQLPPFAQPGQPLDIVVSSMGNAKSLRGGTLIATPLRGADGQVYAIAQGNLVVGGAGASAGGSKVQINHLSAGRIPGGALVERSVPTALQMGDSIQLDLNSADFATARAVASAINRAKGAGTAQALDGRVVRVRAPSNPDERVSFLADMENLSLDLATPAARIVINARTGSVVMNQAVTLAPCAVAHGNLSVTISSTPVVSQPGALSGGQTVVTEKTDIALKQEPGALINMPAGTKLADVVKALNAMGATPQDLLAILQAMKSAGAIMAELEVI is encoded by the coding sequence ATGTCCCGCCTCCTCCCCTCCCTGCTGAAGTTAAGCATCGGGTTTTCCCTGATGATCGCGCTGGCCGTCCCGGCCGCCGCCGCGCGCATCAAGGAAGTCGCGTCGGTGGCCGGCGTGCGCAACAACCCCCTGACCGGCTACGGCCTCGTCGTCGGCCTGGACGGCACCGGTGACCAGACCACCCAGGCCCCCTTCACCGGCCAGAGCCTGGCCGCGATGCTGCAGCAGTTCGGCGTCGTGCTGCCACCGGGCATCACGATGCAGCCGCGCAATATCGCCGCGGTGATGGTCACCACCCAGCTCCCCCCGTTCGCCCAGCCCGGCCAGCCGCTGGACATCGTCGTGTCCTCGATGGGCAATGCCAAGAGCCTGCGCGGCGGCACCCTGATCGCGACGCCGCTGCGCGGCGCCGACGGCCAGGTCTATGCAATCGCCCAGGGCAATCTGGTGGTCGGCGGCGCCGGCGCCTCGGCCGGCGGCTCCAAGGTGCAGATCAACCACCTCAGCGCCGGCCGCATCCCCGGCGGCGCCCTGGTCGAACGCAGCGTGCCGACCGCGCTGCAGATGGGCGACAGCATCCAGCTGGACCTGAACTCGGCCGATTTCGCCACCGCCCGCGCCGTGGCCTCCGCGATCAACCGCGCCAAGGGCGCCGGCACCGCCCAGGCGCTGGACGGCCGCGTCGTGCGCGTACGCGCCCCCAGCAACCCGGACGAGCGCGTCAGCTTCCTGGCCGACATGGAGAACCTGTCGCTGGACCTGGCGACGCCGGCCGCCCGCATCGTGATCAACGCCCGCACCGGCTCGGTGGTGATGAACCAGGCCGTGACCCTGGCGCCCTGCGCGGTCGCGCACGGCAATCTGTCGGTGACGATCAGCTCCACCCCGGTGGTCAGCCAGCCCGGCGCGCTGTCCGGCGGCCAGACCGTCGTCACCGAGAAGACCGACATCGCGCTCAAGCAGGAGCCCGGCGCGCTGATCAACATGCCGGCCGGCACCAAGCTGGCCGACG
- a CDS encoding flagellar basal body L-ring protein FlgH: MKLALSLTLLAAALGGCAAVQPPPRVELQNTPVVQLPLQPAAVPVNGAIYQSVSYRPLFEDHRARLVGDTVTIQIVERITATQSSSSALDKKGQLSGSISALPGIAPNSFGRASAAATSATTAAGKGSNQNTNEFSGSITAVVTAVLPNGHLMLTGEKQIGVNSNVDVLRFSGQVDPRLIQQGNTVSSAQVANVRVEQRGRGALEQTHEIGWLSRFFLSLSPT; encoded by the coding sequence ATGAAACTCGCCCTGTCCCTGACCCTGCTGGCAGCCGCCCTGGGCGGCTGCGCCGCGGTGCAGCCGCCGCCACGCGTCGAGCTGCAGAACACCCCGGTCGTGCAGCTGCCGCTGCAGCCCGCCGCCGTGCCGGTGAACGGCGCGATCTACCAGTCGGTCAGCTACCGCCCGCTGTTCGAGGACCACCGCGCCCGCCTGGTCGGCGACACGGTGACGATCCAGATCGTCGAGCGCATCACGGCCACCCAGAGCTCCAGCAGCGCGCTGGACAAGAAGGGCCAGCTCAGCGGCAGCATCTCCGCCCTGCCCGGCATCGCCCCCAATTCCTTCGGCCGCGCCTCTGCGGCGGCCACCTCGGCCACCACCGCGGCCGGCAAGGGCAGCAACCAGAACACCAACGAGTTCAGCGGCAGCATCACCGCCGTCGTCACCGCGGTGCTGCCCAACGGCCATTTGATGCTGACCGGCGAGAAGCAGATCGGCGTCAACAGCAATGTCGACGTGCTGCGTTTCTCCGGCCAGGTCGACCCGCGCCTGATCCAGCAGGGCAATACCGTCTCCTCGGCGCAGGTCGCCAATGTCCGCGTGGAACAGCGCGGCCGCGGCGCGCTGGAGCAAACCCATGAAATAGGCTGGTTGTCCCGCTTCTTTTTGAGTCTTTCGCCGACTTAA